One Carettochelys insculpta isolate YL-2023 chromosome 1, ASM3395843v1, whole genome shotgun sequence genomic window, TAGCCATAGGCACAGCTGGGGAAGTCTGAAGGCTCTTGGCCTGCCTGGGTACAAGTGGAAAGTGAGAGAGCAGTATGGACTATTTGAACACACTCTTATTTGCCCATACTGCACTGTATCCCTGTTGTTCAATGAAACAGTATTTTGCTTGAAGGAGGTCGGCTGCTCATTCTCTTGGACTTTCTGGGTAATCACACTCAAACTACACTGTACTATAGCACTGGGCCCTGTGTCAGGGTGGGAGGATTGTGGGATTACAACCCATGTGAGGGTATGTATGGTAGGACGTCTGATATCACCCACTGAGAGACCCGAGAAGGGGCGGAGATGTTTGTAGACATACAAACCTCGGGCAGAACTGCTGAAGTCCTCATCCAATCAGGAAAGAGAAATATGCCCTATCGGAGTGGTGTCTAAGAAGCAACGGAGCTCTGAATTCCTGCATTCTTGATTGAACCGGAGAAGAAAGCATTTGAAAATACATTCCTTGATTGAACTTCCAAGAACAAATAATCTTGAGATGGTTTTGGGACCTAGTCACTGGCATTCCGTGGTGTGTCCTCTCACAAAACCCTTTGCACTGCCAGGCTCACTGGACACTGAGTATTGAAGAAATGGGAGCCACTGAGAAATCCTAATGCAAGGCATTGGACCTTTACTGCTTCTACCTATATTTGAATAGCAGATTTTCCTATAGCTCGACTGACCTACTGAGGACCTTTGACGATGTCAGGAGGGATTCCCAAGCTGCCTCATGCTGCCTGTCCTCCATCCACGTCACTGACTCACCCCAATGCTGAGCTGAGTCCTCTGTTGCCGCAAAGAACATCCTCAAATAGACACAGCTGGTACCCTCTTCCCTTCTCTTTGCATGTTAAAGACAGTGAAACCTGCCAACGTACCCAGTTCCTGGTAAAAGTGGAGTACTGGCACCAGAGGTTTTCACCCAAAGTACAAGATGAGGTCACACAGGCGGCAGTCAGTGTGTGTTCAGATAGGGAGGCAAATGCCTTTATGAAGCATGCTGGCACATTGCCCTGGGGACCACTTGGTCATCAGGGAACTTCTGCTGCTTGGCTTAACCTCATCAAAGCCAATGGCAAACTGCATTTGTTTAATATCACCACCCAATCATAGGAGCAGATTTCTCCCTGCAGTTCCGTTTCCTGCATTACAAACTCAAGGTGCAACCCAGGGAATGGACGTTCCATTGCGATCCATACTTAGAAATTTCCCTTTCTCATAACTCAAGCTAGGAAACAGGCAAAATTGTGGCTTCATGaaaacaaatatataaataaaagtcATGGCCACTCATTTAAAGTACAAACAATATGCACCAGAGCCCCAGTTTGACATCCTACTATGACCACGGCGTCTGAGCAGTAAAGCTTCATGGAAACTACTCTCAAAAATGACTGATCTGCCCAAATATGGGTCCTGTTTTCACCACAAATATTAACGTTGCTAACAGAGCTACCTGGTATTGGTCAGGTCATAACTGCTTagggcagagggtgaggaggCGTGGAGGTGCCTGAGATGGGGGTGCTgaaagcagggggaggggtgcacaaaTAAAGACTAGAAGGAGAGTGGGGGTTCCTAGGTCCCACTGTCACAGCAATGCTGGTGAAGCTCCAGCTGTAGCTACTTCCAGAGGGCTAGGTCAGTGTTCCCCGCCCAGCAGTTCCTCCAGAGTGGGCCAGGGTTGTGCTTCCCAGCCAGTGACTTTTCCTGTGGGGAAAGGGAGAATATTGGGCTACACACTCATTGGGTGGAAGCAACACCCAAatgccagctccagcctccaGGTGCAACCCCTGCTGCCTTTCCTGCCGTGTGCCTACAGGGGGCAGCAACCTGGGGTCTGTTTCTGCCCTGATGATGCCCTCCCCCATCCTGCAGctgaactgggggtgggtggtACTTGCCAGTGCCTCCCCATCAGAAGCCTGCTGGGGGCCAATGGCCTAAGGGCTGGTCCTGGCCTCCAGCTTCCCCCCCACTCTAGACATGGTCTTGTGGGGTGATGCTATGGAGGCTACCCCCCCACCAGCATCCAGCAATCCCCTCCATCCTCCAGGCTGTTTGGCAGAGAGCTGTCCAGGCTGTGTGGCCACTGAGGGCCAGCCGCAGCCTCCAGAACCTCCCTATGCCTTACAGGCTGTATGGGGCGGGGACAACTCCATCAGCCACCCTTCACAGCCTATAGGCTGTTGAGGTGGAGGTGAGGTCCTGGGAGCCACCTTCAGATTCCAGCATCCCCAGTTTGGTCTGAAGGCTGGTGGTAGGGCAGGCTGGTTCTTCATAGCCTCTAGtgactcccacctgctgcctccagGCTGTCAGGTGGGGGCAGGCTCTAGGGCATTGCTGCCCTCCATCAGCCcctccacagcctgcaggctgtctggtgaGGGTGCATGTTCCCAGGGGCTGATGGCTACAGCTCCCTCCCATTGTGTACAGGCTGTCTGTGCAAGCCAGGCTTTGGGGTGCtgtgcctgccagctgctccagccacagcctgTACCAGGCTATGGGGGCAGGCTTGCCCCCTTCTAGCTGCCCCACCCAAATCCTGCAGGTTGTCTAGATGGGGTCAGGTTCTACAGGGAACTGCAGCCTCAAGCTGCCCTTCTCGAGCTGCCCCCACTTTATCAGTCTGGATCtggtgccagctcctcccagctgtctggcttgatgtctacttccctgaggtctctcttcaacacatctttgtagtgcagctgggggcatccgggaggtcttttgccagaggctagctcgccatacaggatgtcttttgggatccttcatcattcatcctgtgaacgtggccaagccagcagagccgccgctgcctgaggaggttgtgcgtagttgggattccagcttgttcaaggacagtagtgttggacactttgtccttccacgatattccaaggatgagcctgaggcagcacacgtggaagacattcagcttcttttcctggcagtgaaccattaataaccactctctgagaCCATGAAGGAAGTTGTAGGGCTGTTCTTCAGGTGCAGTCCTGACCTGAGTGCTGGTTATCTGTGGGTGCTGCGTGGTCCATGAGCAGTGCACCCGTTGTGGACAGGGGCCATTCAAAGGGCATAGACGTATACCCTTCCCATATGCCCTCAGCCAGGAACTTGTCACAGACATGAGTAATGGAGGATGGCAGGAGAAGCCATTCAGGTGATAGCTCTGCACACAGCTCACCTGCTGGGCCCAGTCATTAAGTCCGTCATCCTACAGCATGCCTAGTTCCTTTCCCAGCTCAGCAGATTCACACTAGTGTAAGCAACGTTTCAAAAGCCAAAAGCAGGACACAGGCACAAGCCCCGTCCTTTCTCTAACCTCCAGCTCACCCTTTGTCTTCCACTttgagcctgcaccctctgctCCTCTCTTCTCCTTGAGGCCCCTTCCTCTGGCCCATTTCTTCCTCCAAGACCtcacccctttcctcccctcctttGATCTTCTACCTCTCTGGAGATCAGAAGCTTGAGCCAGGCTGAGAAGCCCCAGAATTGGGAAGAGAGTGGAGAACCCGAGGTAAGCTCTGAGTCTGTGTCCTTGCCCCAAGGAGCAACCCCATGGAAGGTGGAATGTCTGGCTGCCCAGGGTGGCCTTGTGTGCTTTAGTCACTTTCATCAAAGCCCAAGACCGGCCTCCCCAGTGCAAAGTATTGAGGGACTTGAAGGGCACAGGAAAAGGCCTAGTAGCAAGAGATGGGGCATGAGGCGGGGCTTCAGTGAAGAGATGGGGAGAGGCCATCCCTCTTTGTCAGTCCCTGAGGGAGCCACACCACTTGCTGTCATGCACCTACTAGCTGAGCTCATAGCGGGGGATTAGTTACACCTTGTGTTCCAGTTCTCAGGACCAGTAGAAAAGTGAAGCAAACAGAGATGCAAGTAAGGAGGCACAGCCCAGTAAGAAATCTGGCATCATTCCACCCCAGAGCCatgcagatgatcgcagcagatggaagtAGGAACTATAAAAGGGCCTTCAAaagggtgagctgaggatcacacagctagcaaaggagaagcgagcccacagaaagcacagcaaggacctgccagacacccgttACATattcaacagatgcagcaaggactgtcactctcgtgtgggtcttcacagtcacagccgacgctgcaaatgaggatgccaaatggaactacgaagtgcgcgatccatagtctacctagactgaaggatgctactactactactacaatcatgctggaagtgACTAACAAGTGGAGTCATGCAgaagtctgttttgggactgtttCTGTTCATTATCTTCATCAAGGATGTATTGGCATAGAGTGTACGCTTAGTAAATTtatagatgataccaagctgggtcaggctgcaactgctttggaggagagagtCATAATTCCAAGTCATACAATCGTAGAATTCGAGGGTTGGAAGGGacgtcaagaggtcatctagtccattcccctgccaaAAAGCAGCATCAAtctcatctaaatcatcccagctaggactttgtcaagctggaacttaaaaacttctaaggatggagattccagcacctctcttggtaataaatcccaatgcttcaccaccctcctggtgaaatagtttttcctaatatccaacctacacctctccctctgtaacttcagaacattaCTCCCTGTTCTAttgtctgtcaccactaagaacagtttctccatcccctttagacctcctttcaggaagttgaagtctgctatcaaatcacccctcaggcttctcttctgcaaactaaataagaccagatctctcagcctttccccataggtcctgtgctccagccccctaattgttATCTTTGTCCTTTGCTGAACACTTTCCagtgaatccacatcctttctatactggggcacccagaactggatgaaatactctagatgtggcttcaccagtgccgagtagaggggaataataactcctctagatatgctggaaatgcttctcctaatgcaacctgatatgctgttagccttcttggatacacaagcatactgttgactcatatccagcctctcatccactgtaatccccaggtcattttctactacactactacttagccagtcagtccccagactgtaacaatgcttgggattcttctgcacaaattatctggacaaagtggagaaatggtctcaagtaaataggatgaagtttaataaggacaaatgcaaagtactccatttaggaaggcataatcagtttcacacatacagaatggaaagcgactgtctagcaaagagtactgcagaaggggctctaggagttatagtggaccacaagctaaatattagtcaacaGTGCAATGCTGCTTTGAAAAAAGCACacatgatcctgggatgcattaacatgagtgttgtgagcaaaaAACAAGAAGCCACTCAATAGATATTCTGAAGTGGGAGTGGCCACCCATAAAGCATTTTAGTTGCTAACTTCCTTCTGCACTATGGCCATCCACCAACAGTAACTCTTTGTaaatgctgctgccagcattgGTATATTTCCACCACTGCAGATTCATCCCTCACCAGCCCCATTCCCTTAATCCAGGCCTTTGACCCAGTCTGAGTCTCTCTGCAGAATAGAGATCAGAAGCTCTTGTTGTCTTGAATATAAGGGTCCAGGATGGAGTAGATGGCCATAgccaaatatttttgtcttctgtGTCACTAGTGCTGGATCTGGGTGATAAACTGACCTTTCACTTGATGAACCTCCTAAAAATTCTTGCTcgaaggtgtttgcttttcacactgtacacaatTGGGTTCAGCAGGGGTGGGACCAGAACAGACATGTAGCCCAGGAGAACACTAAGCATGGGAGAGTAGCCCTTCACAAATCTGGATATCAAAGACAAGCCAATCTCTGGTGTGTAGAAGATCAGGACggcacagaggtgggagacaCAAGTGTTTAGAGCCTTCATGCACTCTGTGGGGGACACAACGCTAAGCACTGTACTGAGAATCATCACATAAGAGAGGAAGATGAGTAATGAGTCCAACCCCATTGTTAGAAGTCTAGCAGTCAAGCCACATATGCTGCTGACTGTGATGTCTGAACAGGCCATCTTCATGACGTCCTGGTGCAGgcagtaggaatgggagaggacaCCAGTTTCACAGTATTGGTACCGTTTCAAGAGAAGTGGGAGTGGGAGTATTATGGCCACGCCCCTTAGTACACACAGCAGCCCCATCTTGATTACTCTTGGCAgggttaagatggaagcatatcTCAGAGGGTCACAAATTGCAACATAGCGGTCAAAGGCCATCAACAAGAGCAGAGAGGATTCAGTGCAATGAAGAAAGTGGATGAAAAACATTTGGGCAAAGCATGCAGTGAAGCTGATCTCTCTGTAGTTAAACATGTATATGCGCAGTATTGTTGGCATGGTGGCTGTCAATAAGCCTATGTCTGTGATGGCCAACATGGATagaaaaatgtacatgggctcatgaagGCTTGTATCTGTCTTGATGATGGACAGAATGACTGAATTTCCTACTATTGAAATAACATATGTTAAACAGAAGGGGATAGATAGCCAGAGATGGACGTCTTCAAGTCCGGGTATCCCAGTAAGAAGGAACACTGCAGAAATGAATTTGGTATTGTTGAGAACTGACATAATGTATTGGGCAGGTCCCAGGAATTTTGAACTTTCCTTCCTGAAATGAAAAAGGAGACCAGATGATAGTTTGTGAAAAATTGTTTTGCCCACGGTGCAGTCCTGGAAACTACATGGAACTCCAGAAAgatctatctctctctctctttctctctctctctctctctccctatctcacacaaacacacacacccacatcacACCATCCAACTATAGTTTTGGATTAAAAGCACGGTTAGGACAGTCGGTACTGCTACATTTGATCAGCCCTGCAGTACATTTACCCAGAGTACAGTCCAAAGTTCTAGATGCTTCAGGTGAAGGTGAGTTAATTCCTGCTAAAGGCAGGTGTGAGATAGCTTGCTCCAAGTGATAGCTTCCCCTTTACAAGGACAGGTAAGCCTCATATTGTGGTATAAACCAAGAAAGAATAAAGCCCTTTtgagtttttctttattttcatatGAAGTTTTGCTACTCACTTAAACAGCCCATCCCTTTGTGAATCCTGGTAATCTCTTGGGTCCATTGATAACTCTTTGTGGTTATTCTAAAAACTACTTGTGTCCTTGTCCTCCGCGGGTTTTTTTGCAATTGTCACTTTACCACCAACACCCTTCTGATTCTTCACAACTGAGTGTGACCCACAGTATCTTGTGTGAGTGTGGTGGAAATGGTCATTCTGTGTCTCTGTTCAGAACTGAAACCATTTATAAACATGTTTAATTGactcattatatatatatatatagatagatagatagatagatagatagatagatagatagatagatatatctAAATCAAATAATTTGTATTCTCAAGAGAGGAtatgttttatataaaatatttatatatatattaaatatcTCCTCTCTTGAGAATACAAATTATTTGATTGCATCCTTGAAACAAACATGGATAAATTATTAAGGACAGGCTGACTACAATGTTGTGACTCCATAATTCCATCTCTGCCTTTGATCTGAATCGGGCTCTATTAGCTTCCCATACCTAGTTTCAGAGGGTTAGGGATTTTAGGCTGTAGCTCCACAAACAACAAAGCATTCTTCTAGTACCTACAAGACTTACAATTTTATTCATTAcgtacagattgaaactctctaatctggaactctctcatctggcaacgtccataattgggcatgattttagttagttgaatGACCACTTAGCcagagtgtggccaagtttgttGTGGTCCCATTACGTTTATTTAtacccaccagccctggctttcagcgttctgtgctgttatttagctggaatgTACCCTTACTTGTCTTCTAcaagcccagaaagcagtggagggTGTTGGTAGTatggtagaaaatattgaccttccataatccagcatattTCCTTGTCTCCCACCCATCAGGTCCCGATGAGTCCAGATTACACAGTTTCAACAtgtaatgagattttgtgggcaaaatccATTTCAGCAGACTCAAGAGAGCTCATAACCAACTGTTACTGAGAAGTCTTTAGTGTGACAGACACAGGTGCAGCTGGAGAAGTCTGAAGGCTCTTGGCCTGCCTGGGTCCCATGAGGGTGGAAGGGTCAGAGAGGAGTAGAGACTGTTATTTGAAAACACTCTTAATTGCCTTCATTGCTTTGTATTCCTATTGGTTGACTAAATAGTAGTTTGCTTGAAGAAGGCCGTCTGCTCACTCCTCTCACAACTACTCACAAACTCACAAAGGGAAGAATCACAGTGGCCAGACTCACTTGGACTTTCTGTGCAAGCACAGCCAACCTGTAGCGTGCTGTAGCCCCGGGCCCAGT contains:
- the LOC142003076 gene encoding olfactory receptor 51G2-like — encoded protein: MSVLNNTKFISAVFLLTGIPGLEDVHLWLSIPFCLTYVISIVGNSVILSIIKTDTSLHEPMYIFLSMLAITDIGLLTATMPTILRIYMFNYREISFTACFAQMFFIHFLHCTESSLLLLMAFDRYVAICDPLRYASILTLPRVIKMGLLCVLRGVAIILPLPLLLKRYQYCETGVLSHSYCLHQDVMKMACSDITVSSICGLTARLLTMGLDSLLIFLSYVMILSTVLSVVSPTECMKALNTCVSHLCAVLIFYTPEIGLSLISRFVKGYSPMLSVLLGYMSVLVPPLLNPIVYSVKSKHLRARIFRRFIK